In Mytilus edulis chromosome 3, xbMytEdul2.2, whole genome shotgun sequence, the genomic window TATTTCAGTTAGAAATTGCATTTTgtctgatattttaaaaacaataatcgACCATGCCAAGGCAAAGTCAGTTGGAGTATAACTGATTAAGTCAAGACTTGAACAGTTCAATGTTAATCGTTCTGTCACCGAAATCATTAGTTTCACTCGGTTTTCTGTAGTCAATTTTTTCAACCGGTTGTCTAAATATGTCATCATTTTTTGCAAGACAGTTgaaaatttataacttttaataCATTCGCATATTAGTTCAGATAGTTGCTCACTTTGCAGACATGCCTCTGCAAAACGTTGAGCTAAAATATCAAACCCTTCTCTCAATTTGTCCTTGTCTACAATTAGAACAGATTCCTCCTCATTTAACTTCACGTATGTTGGAGGTCTTAAAACATCAATAATTGCCTCTAAGTCGCAATGTTTTAAGACTTGTTTTAGACATTCAAAATCAATATTAGCATATGACAATAAGACAGCATGATAAATAACAGGACGAAGAAAATAATCTCCACTTTcgttacattttaaataaatcaaacgCATACTTTGGCAAGCACTTTTTATGAGCAATTCGTCTGCGCATTTCTGTTTAAAAACATACCTGCATATTCCGTTAATTTTTTTCGTATCTATATCGTTTAATTGTAATCCATTGTCTGGGTTAATGAGGATATATACCAAAGTACAATATTTGACTCTGTCTGTTATATTTTCCATACCGTTGGTGCGAAGTTCATTGATTTCGGCAATCAAACCTCGTTGTGGTAGTCTAAAAAATCTGGAACCAAGTTCGAAATAGCTGTTTGTGCTACAGAAGGCTGAACATTGAATTGGAAAGGCATCAGCTATTTGTGCATTGATTATTTTCTTgatttgtatttcatttattttccttttatgAAAATCTAAGTGAAACAGTAAAATCTTTTCTCTGTCTTCTATACTTAATGAATCGTCTTGGTCAAGGTTTACAATGTTGAATTCAGTCCAAATTCCAGCTGACTTTAATTTTTCACAATCTGTACAAGTAGCTGAATTGACAGTGACTATCGCTTTACACTTTGTTGCCATTCGAATATTTTTTAAAGCATTGATAATGCTTTGAGGCCATTTGTTTTCTTTCGCACAGACGTCGAACCATTCTTCTAAAACAATAACATATTTCGCAAAAGAATCTTTTATGGCGTTAAGGAGATGAACGTTGGTGTTATCCAGTACTATCACAGTGTAGTTATGTGTTCTGTACAATGTTGATAGTTGCATGGCCAAAGATGTTTTTCCTGAACCGTGTCTtccttttattattaaaatactaTTGTTTTCAAATGCTTTCTTTGCCTTTTTAAAAGCCTCTGTGTCCGTTACACATTGTACAGTGCttgtatctgaaaaaaaatcttattcatgacaaaattcatgaCAATCGATTGTAATATATATGTACAGATGTAAGGAAATGAAAAGcttaaacaatattttgaaatgtttgtatAGTATTGAAAGAAAATGTggtcagttaaaaaaaatatcctttcCAATCTATCTGAAACGTGAACGATTGGGTCATTGACTGATAGTAAAGTTCCATTTTTTAAATAcactaaaacatatttttaatctaAAGGCATTTCACGATCctaatttgtaatttaaaaacagAGGAACTGTATTTAATCAAGTATATGGTTACCATAGTTATCGGTAATTCCATAAGcatgaacaaaaatatacaataacATGAAAAAagcaatgtaaaatatattgCCTTACCTATTAGCTGGGACAGATCAGATTTCTCCTCTTGTGCAAAAACTAATACCCAAAACCATACTAAAAATCAGCAAGAAagtaataaatataatagtcaaataATTTTTCTAGACTGTGcgaaagaaattataaaaaatagcttttttttcctttaatctTTCGTTATCAGCAgcaaaaacaattcaaagaatTTTTTTCAGAAACGATCTCAAATCCCTTTAACTATTTCACATATTCCCCTTTTTGAAGAACAGATCGAAACTCCGTTGTTGCTTGTCATTTGGCTTTTGTTCGTAACAGAAAACTTAATCCTATTGGTTATCTTGTATCTAAGCAAAACATGGTTGCAATAAAGTATTGGTAGTCGCATTTTTGTATCAAGTGCAATCATTTACagaatataattaaaatattgtataacCCATAATCATACTTTCGTACATGTTTAGccctttttatttaaatgatttaagtgtcactaatgagtcctttgtagacgacacgcacgtctggcgtacattATATTAATCCTGGTATATTTGATAAATTGTCTATAATTTTATTAATGTCGTGGTTTCTACTTGAAATTCTGGATACTCAAAGTTTTAATGGTAGTAATAAGTATCAGTGTGAATCAGAATTCATTTCTATTGGTATTTTTGGAATTCCAGTTTCTATGAAGAGAATCCTATTTAATACTACTTAATTcgaaatgtaaaataataaacgAATACCAAAATTGactgtattatttcaaatataattcGACTTACCACTAAATGTAGCAATCATAACAATTATTGCACCCAATAATACTCTTCCTACGAGAAATCTATCAActacaaaatagttaaaaaaaactaatggtaacatatataataataagTCATATTGATAGAGGAATTCATAATCAGAAACTTAAATGGTTATATGTTCTAAGGAAAAGGCATTATTCTATGATACTTTAATTGGGAGTGATGTAGTTTTAAAGACTGTCTAGTTGTTCTCACACATGCATATAAGCTCTTACAAGGCTCAGCATAAACTTGTATACACCATGCCAATGCAGCAATGTTACCTTTTTCATGTTAATCAACGCCAGTTTATCAATGAAATTTACCCGACATCATGTATACAACAAAATGACTATCGCAACgttttaaggtagatcataagtaaatattttttgaaacagaattttcttatacttagccagaatgaagattttaatatgctcttttcaaaaatataataaaaagtaggggtcaccgtgctatttttcaagctatgagtcgttcaaaattgcctaaatttggttagattgttcatggaaaaactcatttgtgtgcataaaaaaaaatctatgagatagaattttgaactaaattgtgaaaagataggttttgtaatatgttttaagaaaataaaatgaaaaaatggtgtcaccgaactcgttttcttgctacaagtaaaaagaaaaaaaatccctatctgtccagtataaattttttacgcaaagagttatcttcccttaaatggctcgtttgaaaaaaaatgattttaaaagcaaaaaaaattatatttgtttaaatattttgaattatacaataaattgccaagttttctttatattattgaacagtctaaccattaaattgcaaatctgtctccaaatttgcagatttaggcaaataactagaccgattgtTTACTctgattgttcaatccaagatggcggtataccatgaatctaccttaatcGCTTAAAAAGACAAACTTTCCAAATATGAGTTCACAATTTGCGTGTATGATTAACGCAAATTGTAATATTCTCACTAGGGCAATGTGTTGCACGTAGTTCGTGCACTTTCGGAAGCAAAGTGTGTTACAGCTTTGGAACGTGCTTTTAGTTCAAAACCGGTAGACCCTATCATTTAGTAATGAAATTCTCAGAATCGCAAATAGccaataattttggttgaaattgAAGCCTTTAGTCATAGAATACATAGGACAACGTAGACTATGCTTTGCAGAAATGGCAACCCTGAAATAACTGACGGGAGGTTTTCATTATCAACAGGCTCTGGATAAGATTTCACACGCAATGAGTGTCGGTCTGATATAAGTAATAGGTTGCCTCGTGTTCGAATCCTGCATTTGAATATTCTTATTTagacatatatattcaattttatcggttaaaaatatgttttggttctttaaacaaacaaattaaggAATATCATAAACCCATTTCTAAGATGAcagcggatatgttcctaatgtcgtttCTGCTATCCCGTCCcttttttcacgaatgtgacctagcGAACTAGACttgttaccgggtttgtactaaaaTGACCAACACGACAGGTGcaacacatgttgagcaggatctgcaaATCCCTcccagagcacctgatatcacaaCCCAATGCTTGATGTCTTAgtttatagttttctatgttgtgttttgtgtactactgtttgtctgtttttttaagccATTTCGTTGTCAGTtctaaatttatgagtttgaaatgtcctttagtatctttcgccatTCTTTTACATGTGTTCTGTTTGAACAACGTCGACAACTTTAAACGTGCAAAACGTTGCAACGCGTCCTTCTAACGAAAACGATAAAACTGTTAAacgttgtttttgtttgtatgaATTAACTGTCACGCATGGCTTTAGGGTTTGTGAAATAACAGCAGCGCATTGCTCTGGCGAGCGTGTTAAACATTTGCATTGTAACGTGAATGGCTATGCACAGTAATTTGTCAACTTACTCGGTTGCCTTATTATGTTATTGTTGCATCTATTTGACGTCAGTTCAACGTTCGTTCTATTCCTATGATCACTTTCGTCATCactttaaatagatatatattcataaaattcatataaattaaatatgtatttaacATAAGAGAAAGTGAGAAAACAACATCTAagtcattttgaaaataagagTACAATGAAACAATACATTATGtactttgtttatattgaaatgtagGTTCAGTTAAATTTGTTCTAAAGATAAATGCAGAGAAtttacacgacgggtgccacatgtggagcaggatctgcttacccttccggagcacctgagagcaTCCCTagttttgggtggggttcgtgttgcttattctttagttttttatgttgtgtcatgtgtacaattatttgtttgttttttcgtttttagccatggcgttgtcagtttattttcaatttatgagtttgactgtccccctggtatctttcgtccctccttttcACATGAATGATACTATTTTCGAcctctctattttttttttaatctatgaaaTATTTGTAGCACCCAAAATAATTTCCGACATCAGCATTGATATTTTTAAGTTCCGTCTTACATATCTACATAAGGGTAGCAAAccttatacatgtacctgtaaatgctaaattacaaaaaaaaaatcaaaatatcctTACTGTGAGTTCTTCCTTACATTTAAGTGTATGTGTTGCCAAAGCAAGATCCGTTAAATGTAAATTTGCATGACAACAAAGTGACATCAAATccttatgtaaacaaaaatgtataaatcgAACAAACTGGAATAGTTATTATGATTTTCTGTCTTTCCATTCGTTTATATTATTTCCTCCGTTCCTTAAAAATGACAAACGGCTTTGTATCGTTGGAATAATATAAGTATAATATACTCAACAAATGTTTACTTTTTACCAAAGTTTTTGTTGACAACATAATGATTTTATCTCaacagtttttaatttgattgtaACAGCTGTAAAGTTACATGTTAATATAAAACCCAGTCCGCAttcatgtatatcaaataattgATATTGATTATACTGTGCAGTAATTGTGATTATTTTTGAACATGCTtacagagattttttttatatgaaattattttaatcataaaataaCGCCTCAACAaattttgttatgtttaaaaaaatctacATATTTTCTGGATTGATTCTTGAaatcatctatactattaaacgagaagacctcattttgtgtgtcgctactcttccttccacaataaatcaatcatcatgcctctgtgtcctataggtaacatgcacagtcgcatttgtcatccattcttatgattattcagattgagttattttgggagaaaaacgacaaaaaaggagtccggatatgattccgtcatcggactgacttttattcatagataagacttccggtttgaaagatgcacaaatacaaccaatcgtatgatagataacgaaaatgaaaaataaataagccaatcagagcgttctccatatcatggtgtttagatcgcatgAACCACAACTActatacctccttatagaggacaattatttttcgcgtttatctacatgtaaactacgattatactactttaatatatagggACTCTTTGTATTCTATCAGGtactttctatgttagtatgttagtatagaaattcggccctgattctgtctactgttttctttgaaatgtttactaattaaggggtcataccacttgcatatatattaaaataagaaaaacatgctcaacttcatctaaaactaacTCGACCtggaaaactttaacctgaagcgggacagacacggacggaagaacgaacaaacgaacggatgTACAGACTATAAAACATAaagcccataaatgggacatacaaatttattgttgaaagagaaaatagtgatttggcaaaaatgaaagtaaggtagagattaaaagtaggcaggacctttttcggggcgtcgggatcggttgtttttaagctcgggatttggggattgatcctaacgggatccgggaatatatttttcgatttcgggatttcgggatatgcatttctttaaattctgcatctcgggatttcatggttttaagcccgggatttcgggatcaggacccctccgaccacccctcaaattagccttagtcatttatacatgcttcatatcctaccattggcatgttaataaggctctcaaaagaaaagaaaaaaacactgatggattgtcctagatgCATactttattagactaataatggtctatatataagcagttacatttatttcatgtttggaACGGTGCAAattgttaatttgatttaatttttaccaaaagaagcattgtagcataggagaagaataattgtggtctgaggccagacacAAGAGAAataattgattttaacaaaaaggaaacaaatatcggactttggaaaaagggagagggcttttgataccttttatgaaattctccatacatgatatcttttacaaaaaatcatcctacaacagtccacaagctgtatatgcccgcgaaatcgcgggtgtgttctagtagctATTAAAGCAAACGTAAAAGACAGCAAATGACCAAAATAGTTATAATAAGCACATGATTGAAAAGGAGGTTATAGCTTGATCAGTTTGCTAATTATTGCATTGGGTGTTCCTACTTTGGTTACAATTTCATATCTTGGGTACTGTAGTATAAAAAGCTATTAAGTTGCACGGAAGCATATATATGGTTAAATTTGCAAATAGTTttcgataatttatttttatttattgcacCCTGGATAATAATTCGCACTAGTCTTGGTTAAAATACAACATTTGTATTGGAAAAGTATACGTATATTGCGATAATTCaggtttttatgaaattttgtatgtTTTCATAATCCGTATACCTGCATTTCGATATCGAAAAATGATATATCTAACATTTATACTTCCTGATCTCGAGATACATTAAATTAAACAATGTGTgatataagtattaaaatgtatAGAAATTATGCTATGGTTTACACATTTATGTTTGAACAAAATACAACTATTAGGGGTTACTGAATATATTTCCACatacgtacatgtatataaaaagaaaCCTGTGataagattgccaataagacaactacccaCCAGAGTTAAAACGAGTAGTAGTGAGTTGTACTGAGAAACTTACAGTGTCATATATATGATGTCTAAACAATGCAACTAACCTTGATCTTACTAGTCGTGGACATTGGTATTGTCTAATCACGTCGGATTTGATAACTTCGCAATTATAGtctgaaaaaaaataagcattttgtcattttgattcATTTACATCTGACTCGTGttcaattatttttcttctttaaaagaGCAGTATGTGTATGATGAGTGTTCGAAGAGTGGCGGAAGATACCAAaaggaaattcaaactcataagtcgaaaataaactgacaccgccATTAAATGAATTTTACTAAAATAACCATCTTGTAatctcaaattaaaattaaatttaaattaaattcctGGTGTTTCTGATGAGTTATTTTAAACATGATGATGATTTAACTTGACTTGTCGTTGAAGATAATAATTAAAGTTAAATTGTCATGACAAACTTTTACCGATATTTGTTAATGAGAATGGGATCATATTTTGTAAACTGATATCACAGAGTTAAGGGGCGGATCCAGGGTTTTTGGTGGGGTGAGTGTAATTCAAAAAAGGCAAGACAAAGACAAATATTTGGacgatttaataacaaaaatatgtgcATTGTACATCCTTAAAAAATGGCTATCAAAAAGGGGGCGTACGTCCTCTTCATTTCCTTGATCCGCCATTGAATTAACCCAAGAAGTTGCCCGATCTGTTTGATGAAAGTAGAAAATGAAGATAACATGTTACATAACATTGTGTGTCCGAGGTGCTCTCCATCAGGAACGCACAAATCAATGTGCCAAGGatgattaaattatttaatttaaataccTGAATACATAAGGTATAATAGCAACCAATGCACATTTTGTTTAacataatatgtttaaaatatttagaaattttgtaCCTGGTGATAAAGCCTGATCATCATTACAGAATTTGAGGTAGCATGAACAATCTTCTTCATTAGGTTTGCAGTTACAAGGATCTTCCGGACGCATTAAATAAGAATATCCCTTTCTGTAATCACATCTGCATGTACTATCTGTTGTTGTTGTTCCACTGTTACTCAATAAATGTTGACCCTCTGCGGTACAATTAGATTTTTGGTAAATACATCTGTTTTCGGTATTTGTCCAATATGCAAATGGCTGGTATTTACTGACTGGGCATCGTTTTGCATTTAAAGCTTTTTGAAAAACCACATAACTTCCTATaacaaataatgttgattttgattTCAAGATATGCTTCTTCAAATGAAAGTACAAATCAGATACAAGTTCAACTCTTAATAcaaaatgtagtatgattgtaATTATCAACTATTTGCTTGGAGCATTAGCTATAAGCGCCAGCAAGTAATTGTA contains:
- the LOC139517476 gene encoding uncharacterized protein isoform X3, translated to MRPEDPCNCKPNEEDCSCYLKFCNDDQALSPDYNCEVIKSDVIRQYQCPRLVRSSDDESDHRNRTNVELTSNRCNNNIIRQPIDRFLVGRVLLGAIIVMIATFSVWFWVLVFAQEEKSDLSQLIDTSTVQCVTDTEAFKKAKKAFENNSILIIKGRHGSGKTSLAMQLSTLYRTHNYTVIVLDNTNVHLLNAIKDSFAKYVIVLEEWFDVCAKENKWPQSIINALKNIRMATKCKAIVTVNSATCTDCEKLKSAGIWTEFNIVNLDQDDSLSIEDREKILLFHLDFHKRKINEIQIKKIINAQIADAFPIQCSAFCSTNSYFELGSRFFRLPQRGLIAEINELRTNGMENITDRVKYCTLVYILINPDNGLQLNDIDTKKINGICRYVFKQKCADELLIKSACQSMRLIYLKCNESGDYFLRPVIYHAVLLSYANIDFECLKQVLKHCDLEAIIDVLRPPTYVKLNEEESVLIVDKDKLREGFDILAQRFAEACLQSEQLSELICECIKSYKFSTVLQKMMTYLDNRLKKLTTENRVKLMISVTERLTLNCSSLDLISYTPTDFALAWSIIVFKISDKMQFLTEIDELFLEKGNQSLLERILKTVVDEHGNTILHYCILWWYNKKNPLIMRISKDLRHSDINYIHLSGKKSILIRNKELNMSALDFAAYFGNYEAVGDFLFKAKSDKIGPKDISSLIECAENGKANNTIQNYDSCEFVNKDVCGSISVNEQFSYDKTIEQLQSIRKDIAI
- the LOC139517476 gene encoding uncharacterized protein isoform X2, with translation MKWRCILLTVVYCVSCMCPPPALNTSYATKKCSSDPRSYHCLWDGLKDEFIDICVPPEYYTPGSYVVFQKALNAKRCPVSKYQPFAYWTNTENRCIYQKSNCTAEGQHLLSNSGTTTTDSTCRCDYRKGYSYLMRPEDPCNCKPNEEDCSCYLKFCNDDQALSPDYNCEVIKSDVIRQYQCPRLVRSSDDESDHRNRTNVELTSNRCNNNIIRQPIDRFLVGRVLLGAIIVMIATFSVWFWVLVFAQEEKSDLSQLIDTSTVQCVTDTEAFKKAKKAFENNSILIIKGRHGSGKTSLAMQLSTLYRTHNYTVIVLDNTNVHLLNAIKDSFAKYVIVLEEWFDVCAKENKWPQSIINALKNIRMATKCKAIVTVNSATCTDCEKLKSAGIWTEFNIVNLDQDDSLSIEDREKILLFHLDFHKRKINEIQIKKIINAQIADAFPIQCSAFCSTNSYFELGSRFFRLPQRGLIAEINELRTNGMENITDRVKYCTLVYILINPDNGLQLNDIDTKKINGICRYVFKQKCADELLIKSACQSMRLIYLKCNESGDYFLRPVIYHAVLLSYANIDFECLKQVLKHCDLEAIIDVLRPPTYVKLNEEESVLIVDKDKLREGFDILAQRFAEACLQSEQLSELICECIKSYKFSTVLQKMMTYLDNRLKKLTTENRVKLMISVTERLTLNCSSLDLISYTPTDFALAWSIIVFKISDKMQFLTEIDELFLEKGNQSLLERILKTVVDEHGNTILHYCILWWYNKKNPLIMRISKDLRHSDINYIHLSGKKSILIRNKELNMSALDFAAYFGNYEAVGDFLFKAKSDKIGPKDISSLIECAENGKANNTIQNYDSCEFVNKDVCGSISVNEQFSYDKTIEQLQSIRKDIAI
- the LOC139517476 gene encoding uncharacterized protein isoform X1, with translation MLYNSVILQKTRIYTMKWRCILLTVVYCVSCMCPPPALNTSYATKKCSSDPRSYHCLWDGLKDEFIDICVPPEYYTPGSYVVFQKALNAKRCPVSKYQPFAYWTNTENRCIYQKSNCTAEGQHLLSNSGTTTTDSTCRCDYRKGYSYLMRPEDPCNCKPNEEDCSCYLKFCNDDQALSPDYNCEVIKSDVIRQYQCPRLVRSSDDESDHRNRTNVELTSNRCNNNIIRQPIDRFLVGRVLLGAIIVMIATFSVWFWVLVFAQEEKSDLSQLIDTSTVQCVTDTEAFKKAKKAFENNSILIIKGRHGSGKTSLAMQLSTLYRTHNYTVIVLDNTNVHLLNAIKDSFAKYVIVLEEWFDVCAKENKWPQSIINALKNIRMATKCKAIVTVNSATCTDCEKLKSAGIWTEFNIVNLDQDDSLSIEDREKILLFHLDFHKRKINEIQIKKIINAQIADAFPIQCSAFCSTNSYFELGSRFFRLPQRGLIAEINELRTNGMENITDRVKYCTLVYILINPDNGLQLNDIDTKKINGICRYVFKQKCADELLIKSACQSMRLIYLKCNESGDYFLRPVIYHAVLLSYANIDFECLKQVLKHCDLEAIIDVLRPPTYVKLNEEESVLIVDKDKLREGFDILAQRFAEACLQSEQLSELICECIKSYKFSTVLQKMMTYLDNRLKKLTTENRVKLMISVTERLTLNCSSLDLISYTPTDFALAWSIIVFKISDKMQFLTEIDELFLEKGNQSLLERILKTVVDEHGNTILHYCILWWYNKKNPLIMRISKDLRHSDINYIHLSGKKSILIRNKELNMSALDFAAYFGNYEAVGDFLFKAKSDKIGPKDISSLIECAENGKANNTIQNYDSCEFVNKDVCGSISVNEQFSYDKTIEQLQSIRKDIAI